The Setaria italica strain Yugu1 chromosome IX, Setaria_italica_v2.0, whole genome shotgun sequence genome has a window encoding:
- the LOC101763529 gene encoding uncharacterized protein LOC101763529, whose translation MAKAASGRKPVLDGVFVSDQFRPSIRYQEPGRVSDAPPAPDSSPDPGEVDNAPPVLSSSADPDKVGDAPPALDLEADPSDPEWGLCGSSRDVQRRIDPFHALGTGLAETRVEAAPDAPDTAVPDAAVEAGTAAPDATGLIDGPGACAPALIEVAAAVLDADARPDPSAAATVSVTATGAGVPVTAVSFVTATEPTSYPNIAIFVAAPWADVPASAVVAAFVATAVVGVLASPAAAITAVAAGSDSLSSVATAIPVTAAGATASVCATVVGAARSSSTSSSRSITTLVGGPPGAMPCPARSTEEAEGKTGVRPCPVPGCGTTPPVAAAGATSTVGSAVSPATPPLAASGVTVRPAEVEDTRSAFFGASDGTKSRGAAL comes from the exons ATGGCAAAAGCGGCGTCCGGCCGAAAGCCCGTACTTGATGGTGTTTTCGTGAGCGACCAATTCAGGCCCTCGATCCGTTACCAAGAGCCAGGGAGGGTCAGCGACGCGCCACCTGCCCCGGACTCGAGCCCCGACCCAGGAGAGGTCGacaacgcgccacctgtcctgaGCTCGAGCGCCGACCCAGACAAGGTCGGCGATGCTCCACCTGCCCTGGACTTAGAGgccgacccctccgaccccgag TGGGGTCTCTGCGGGTCATCGCGGGACGTCCAGCGCAGGATAGACCCATTCCATGCTTTGGGAACGGGATTGGCCGAGACAAGGGTAGAGGCCGCTCCGGACGCTCCTGACACCGCTGTCCCCGATGCCGCGGTCGAGGCAGGCACCGCCGCCCCGGATGCCACTGGCCTCATCGACGGTCCCGGCGCATGCGCCCCCGCCCTCATCGAGGTCGCCGCGGCcgtcctcgacgccgacgcgcgtCCCGACCcgtccgctgccgccaccgtctccgtcaCGGCTACCGGAGCGGGTGTTCCCGTCACCGCCGTGTCCTTCGTCACGGCCACCGAG cctacctcgtatcccaacatcgcTATCTTTGTTGCGGCTCCCTGGGCGGatgtccccgcctccgccgtcgtcgctgccTTCGTCGCAACTGCCGTGGTGGGCGTCCTCGCCTCCCCCGCTGCCGCTATCACCGCCGTGGCCGCGGGGTCGGACTCTCTCTCCTCCGTCGCCACCGCCATCCCCGTCACGGCCGCTGGGGCAACCGCCTCCGTCTGCGCCACCGTCGTCGGAGCCGcacgctcctcctccacctcgtcatCGAGGTCTATCACCACCCTGGTCGGAGGGCCCCCAGGGGCAATGCCCTGCCCCGCGAGGTCgaccgaggaggcagagggCAAAACAGGGGTCAGACCGTGCCCCGTGCCCGGCTGCGGCACCACTCCTCCAGTTGCCGCCGCAGGAGCCACCTCCACGGTAGGGTCCGCGGTCTCCCCAGCGACACCCCCGCTCGCTGCCAGCGGGGTCACGGTCCGTCCCGCGGAGGTGGAAGacacccgcagcgccttcttcggcgccagcgACGGAACAAAGTCCCGGGGGGCGGCGCTgtga